A single window of Luteipulveratus halotolerans DNA harbors:
- the tatA gene encoding Sec-independent protein translocase subunit TatA yields MGIRGLFEGWHLVILVLLVVVIFGWKRLPDAARSLGRSARILKSEMGEMSGDSKASGQTVKGETAHGATPAGEAPLPGEAPAPQTPPQAGPYQQPQAPQYQPQQPPQQGGQNPGGQGS; encoded by the coding sequence ATGGGTATCCGAGGTCTTTTCGAGGGATGGCACCTGGTCATCCTGGTCCTGCTGGTCGTCGTGATCTTCGGCTGGAAGCGGCTGCCCGACGCAGCGCGCAGCCTCGGCCGGTCCGCTCGCATCCTCAAGAGCGAGATGGGCGAGATGAGCGGTGACAGCAAGGCCTCGGGCCAGACGGTCAAGGGTGAGACGGCGCACGGTGCGACGCCCGCGGGTGAGGCTCCGCTGCCGGGCGAGGCTCCCGCACCGCAGACGCCGCCGCAGGCCGGCCCCTACCAGCAGCCGCAGGCACCGCAGTACCAGCCGCAGCAGCCCCCGCAGCAGGGCGGTCAGAACCCTGGTGGCCAGGGCTCCTGA
- the tatC gene encoding twin-arginine translocase subunit TatC — MALLRRKNANPEGRMSLGDHFREFRNRALIAALAIAVGAVLGWVIYDQLVKFLTEPLVELSKERNSEFVRLNYAGITSAFTLHLKIAMWLGVIVSSPVWLWQIWAFLVPGLTKKEKKVARLFVAAAVPLFLIGCYLATWALPKAVEVLLGFTPEDSANLPNAGEYFTFCTRFILAFGLAFLLPVFLVGLNSARILPGRIMLKGWRVAIIAIFVFAAMMTPTPDAWTMLALALPMVGLYYLACGFSILMDKRRASRDRADWMDVPDDQASPL, encoded by the coding sequence ATGGCGCTCCTGCGGCGTAAGAACGCCAACCCCGAAGGACGCATGTCCCTCGGCGACCACTTCCGTGAGTTCCGCAACCGTGCGCTGATCGCTGCCCTGGCGATCGCCGTCGGGGCGGTGCTCGGCTGGGTGATCTACGACCAGCTCGTGAAGTTTCTCACCGAACCCCTGGTCGAGCTCTCCAAGGAGCGCAACAGCGAGTTCGTCCGGCTCAACTACGCCGGCATCACCTCGGCCTTCACCCTGCACCTGAAGATCGCGATGTGGCTCGGCGTCATCGTGTCGAGCCCGGTGTGGCTGTGGCAGATCTGGGCGTTCCTCGTGCCGGGGCTGACCAAGAAGGAGAAGAAGGTCGCGCGGCTGTTCGTCGCCGCTGCGGTCCCGCTGTTCCTGATCGGCTGCTACCTCGCGACGTGGGCACTGCCCAAGGCCGTCGAGGTGCTGCTCGGCTTCACCCCGGAGGACTCCGCCAACCTCCCCAACGCCGGCGAGTACTTCACCTTCTGCACGCGGTTCATCCTCGCGTTCGGTCTCGCGTTCCTCCTGCCGGTCTTCCTGGTGGGTCTCAACAGCGCGCGCATCCTGCCCGGTCGGATCATGCTCAAGGGCTGGCGCGTGGCCATCATCGCGATCTTCGTCTTCGCCGCCATGATGACGCCGACGCCGGACGCCTGGACGATGCTGGCGCTGGCCCTGCCGATGGTGGGCCTGTACTACCTCGCGTGCGGGTTCTCGATCCTCATGGACAAGCGGCGTGCGAGCCGCGACCGGGCCGACTGGATGGACGTCCCGGACGACCAGGCCTCACCGCTGTGA
- a CDS encoding DEAD/DEAH box helicase yields the protein MPTPAERHAAARERRRFDSSHVGRFAEQYSFPLDDFQIQGCTAVQDGRGVLVAAPTGSGKTVVGEFACYLALHTGRKTFYTTPIKALSNQKYADLAARHGADNVGLLTGDSSINGEAPIVVMTTEVLRNMLYAGSSTLLTLGFVVMDEVHYLADRFRGAVWEEVIIHLPESVQVISLSATVSNAEEFGDWLREVRGDTEVIVEEHRPVPLWQHMMVGRELLDLFVDDAGGSGDDSGAKVNPELLQRISRLEASTDRHGRREDAGAPRGRRGKQVRGRRGGGPTHGGRPAGRPGGGPSRAEVIDRLDRDGLLPAITFIFSRVGCDAAVSQLLAWGTQLIPEKEGERIRRQVEERVSSLPEEDLGILGYWDFVEGLSRGFAAHHAGMLPTFREIVEELFTEGRIRAVFATETLALGINMPARTVVLERLVKFNGETHADVTPAEFTQLTGRAGRRGIDIEGHAVVLHNRGVDPHAVAGLASTRTYPLKSSFVPTSNMAVNLVDQVGRARAREVLESSFAQFQADRGVVGIARAIKRNEEALDGYADAMRCHLGDFAAYSALRREISDLEKQVRRAEASSRRAAAERSLEELQPGDVIRVAAGRRAGLAVVIQGNRGGRRTGPEPTLLTSEGQIRRLTHTDVDGPVSALTTLAIPKSFSARSPKHRRDLAATLRTKVPHDPPARGDVAEPETDAAVSDQIESLRRQLREHPCHECPYREDHARWAERWWRLRRETDGLERKVGSRTHTVSRTFDRICDLLVELGYLSEDGQQVTDQGHVLQRIYTEKDLLAAECLRTDAWKQLDPPSLAAVVSTLVHEPRRDQSDLAPRMPGDAVRDGYDALLRLWSDLEDRQRAHRLVPMGEPDAGIAWMVHRWVSGARLETVLRDSDLTAGDFVRRCKQLADLLDQIADATPSDAVRRTARKAIDGVVRGVVAADRLD from the coding sequence ATGCCCACCCCCGCTGAGCGTCATGCGGCCGCGCGCGAGCGTCGTCGGTTCGACAGCAGTCACGTCGGCCGGTTCGCCGAGCAGTACTCCTTCCCTCTGGACGACTTCCAGATCCAGGGCTGCACGGCCGTCCAGGACGGCCGCGGGGTGCTCGTCGCCGCGCCCACCGGGTCGGGCAAGACGGTTGTCGGCGAGTTCGCCTGCTACCTGGCCCTGCACACCGGGCGCAAGACGTTCTACACGACGCCGATCAAGGCGCTGTCCAACCAGAAGTACGCCGACCTCGCCGCCCGGCACGGCGCGGACAACGTCGGTCTGCTGACCGGCGACTCCTCGATCAACGGCGAGGCGCCGATCGTCGTCATGACGACCGAGGTCCTGCGCAACATGCTGTACGCCGGGTCCTCGACCCTGCTCACGCTCGGCTTCGTCGTGATGGACGAGGTGCACTACCTCGCTGACCGGTTCCGCGGCGCGGTCTGGGAAGAGGTGATCATCCACCTGCCCGAGTCGGTGCAGGTGATCTCGCTGTCCGCGACGGTCAGCAACGCCGAGGAGTTCGGCGACTGGCTGCGTGAGGTGCGTGGCGACACCGAGGTCATCGTCGAGGAGCACCGTCCGGTGCCGCTGTGGCAGCACATGATGGTCGGCCGCGAACTGCTCGACCTGTTCGTGGACGACGCCGGTGGTTCCGGCGACGACTCGGGCGCCAAGGTCAATCCTGAGCTGCTGCAACGGATCTCGCGGCTGGAGGCCAGCACCGATCGCCACGGACGCCGTGAGGACGCCGGTGCTCCGCGCGGCCGTCGAGGCAAGCAGGTACGCGGCCGCCGAGGGGGCGGCCCGACGCACGGCGGCCGTCCGGCGGGCCGCCCCGGTGGGGGTCCCAGCCGCGCCGAGGTGATCGACCGCCTCGACCGTGACGGGTTGCTGCCCGCGATCACGTTCATCTTCAGCCGGGTCGGCTGTGACGCTGCCGTGTCACAGCTGCTCGCGTGGGGCACCCAGCTGATCCCCGAGAAGGAGGGGGAGCGCATTCGACGGCAGGTCGAGGAGCGGGTCTCGTCCCTGCCCGAGGAAGACCTGGGCATCCTCGGATACTGGGACTTCGTCGAGGGCTTGAGCCGGGGCTTCGCCGCGCACCACGCCGGGATGCTCCCGACGTTCCGCGAGATCGTCGAGGAGCTGTTCACCGAGGGTCGCATCCGCGCGGTGTTCGCCACAGAGACGCTCGCGCTCGGCATCAACATGCCGGCACGCACTGTCGTGCTCGAGCGGCTGGTGAAGTTCAACGGTGAGACCCACGCCGACGTCACGCCGGCCGAGTTCACCCAGCTCACCGGACGCGCCGGTCGCCGCGGCATCGACATCGAGGGCCATGCCGTCGTGCTCCACAACCGTGGCGTCGACCCGCATGCCGTCGCCGGTCTGGCCTCCACCCGCACCTACCCGCTGAAGTCCAGCTTCGTCCCGACGTCCAACATGGCCGTCAACCTGGTCGATCAGGTCGGTCGAGCACGCGCACGCGAGGTGCTGGAGTCGTCGTTCGCGCAGTTCCAGGCCGACCGCGGCGTCGTCGGCATCGCGCGCGCGATCAAGCGCAACGAGGAGGCCCTCGACGGGTATGCCGACGCGATGCGCTGCCACCTGGGCGACTTCGCTGCGTACTCCGCGCTGCGCCGCGAGATCTCCGACTTGGAGAAGCAGGTACGCCGGGCGGAGGCCAGCAGCCGGCGCGCCGCCGCCGAGCGGTCGCTCGAAGAGCTCCAGCCCGGCGATGTCATCCGTGTTGCTGCCGGACGCCGCGCGGGCCTGGCCGTAGTGATCCAGGGCAACCGTGGCGGCCGGCGTACAGGCCCCGAGCCGACCCTGCTGACCTCCGAGGGGCAGATCCGCCGCCTGACCCACACCGACGTCGACGGGCCGGTCTCGGCGCTCACCACCCTGGCGATCCCCAAGTCGTTCAGCGCCCGCAGCCCCAAGCACCGCCGTGACCTGGCCGCGACGTTGCGCACCAAGGTGCCCCACGACCCTCCGGCGCGGGGTGATGTCGCCGAGCCCGAGACCGACGCGGCCGTCAGCGACCAGATCGAGTCGCTGCGTCGGCAGCTGCGCGAGCACCCGTGCCACGAGTGCCCCTACCGGGAGGACCACGCACGGTGGGCCGAGCGCTGGTGGCGGCTGCGTCGGGAGACCGACGGGCTCGAGCGCAAGGTCGGCAGCCGCACCCATACGGTGTCGCGCACGTTCGACCGCATCTGCGACCTGCTCGTCGAGCTCGGCTACCTCAGCGAGGACGGCCAGCAGGTCACCGACCAGGGGCACGTGCTGCAGCGCATCTACACCGAGAAGGACCTGCTGGCCGCCGAGTGCCTGCGCACCGACGCGTGGAAGCAGCTCGACCCGCCGTCGCTCGCGGCGGTCGTCAGCACCCTGGTGCACGAGCCCCGGCGGGACCAGTCCGACCTCGCGCCCAGGATGCCGGGCGATGCGGTGCGTGACGGCTACGACGCGCTCCTGCGCCTGTGGTCCGACCTGGAGGACCGCCAGCGCGCGCATCGCCTGGTGCCGATGGGGGAGCCCGACGCCGGGATCGCCTGGATGGTGCACCGCTGGGTGTCCGGTGCCCGGCTGGAGACGGTGCTGCGTGACAGCGACCTGACGGCCGGAGACTTCGTCCGCCGGTGCAAGCAGCTGGCCGACCTGCTCGACCAGATCGCCGACGCGACACCCAGCGACGCCGTACGCCGCACCGCCCGTAAGGCGATCGACGGCGTCGTGCGCGGCGTGGTCGCCGCGGACCGGCTCGACTGA
- a CDS encoding DinB family protein has protein sequence MTATALEPEAFAADLRDQLDRFLDDHRAQVLACLDGLTDEEARRSLVPSKTTVLGLAKHATFIEEVWFDEAISCRSREEIGIPQTPDESFDLDDGDTVESVRQAYVLACEASRRATAGLHLDDVVHGNRRGPLPLRWIYLHMLRELAQHNGHADILREQLISAR, from the coding sequence GTGACCGCCACCGCGCTCGAGCCCGAGGCCTTCGCCGCAGACCTGCGTGACCAGCTCGACCGGTTCCTGGACGACCACCGTGCCCAGGTGCTCGCCTGCCTCGACGGGCTGACCGACGAGGAGGCGCGTCGTTCGCTCGTGCCGTCCAAGACGACGGTGCTCGGCCTGGCCAAGCACGCGACCTTCATCGAGGAGGTGTGGTTCGACGAGGCGATCAGCTGCCGCTCGCGCGAGGAGATCGGCATCCCGCAGACCCCGGACGAGTCGTTCGACCTCGACGACGGTGACACCGTCGAGAGCGTGCGGCAGGCGTACGTGCTCGCGTGTGAGGCCTCACGCCGGGCGACTGCCGGGCTGCACCTCGACGACGTGGTCCACGGCAACCGACGCGGGCCGCTGCCGCTGCGCTGGATCTACCTGCACATGCTGCGTGAGCTCGCCCAGCACAACGGACACGCCGACATCCTGCGTGAGCAGCTGATCTCCGCGCGCTGA
- a CDS encoding PH domain-containing protein, which yields MGFSPKLLAQGESVQMELRTHIKKIVVPLIALVLIIVAALLLCWWVRSNDWANWIVYVIIGLAVLATIVWVVVPILKWRTSIYVITNRRLITREGIITRTGRDIPLYRINDVTYEKDLLDRLLGCGTLIVSDATDKAGVRLHDVPKVEQVHVRMNELLFQHDDGSDDGEFPPGEPPRGPVPPTSPYR from the coding sequence ATGGGGTTCTCACCGAAGCTGCTCGCCCAGGGCGAGAGCGTGCAGATGGAGCTGCGCACGCACATCAAGAAGATCGTCGTGCCGCTCATCGCGCTGGTCCTGATCATCGTCGCGGCACTGCTGCTGTGCTGGTGGGTTCGATCCAACGACTGGGCCAACTGGATCGTCTACGTGATCATCGGGCTCGCGGTGCTGGCCACGATCGTGTGGGTGGTCGTCCCGATCCTGAAGTGGCGCACCAGCATCTACGTCATCACCAACCGCCGCCTGATCACGCGTGAAGGCATCATCACCCGCACGGGCCGCGACATCCCGCTCTACCGCATCAACGACGTGACCTACGAGAAAGACCTGCTCGACCGTCTGCTCGGCTGCGGCACCCTGATCGTCTCGGACGCCACCGACAAGGCCGGGGTCAGGCTGCACGACGTGCCGAAGGTCGAGCAGGTGCACGTCCGCATGAACGAGCTGCTCTTCCAGCACGACGACGGCTCCGACGACGGCGAGTTCCCTCCGGGCGAGCCGCCGCGCGGACCGGTGCCGCCGACGAGCCCCTACCGCTGA
- a CDS encoding 5'-3' exonuclease yields MSSRRLMLLDSASLYFRAFYGVPDRRPTPQAPPNNAIRGFADMIATLVTTYEPTDFVACWDNDWRPAFRVAAIPSYKAHRVVEGTETLEESPEELTPQVPVIRELLEACGITRLGVDGYEADDVIGTLAHRAHGTATVDVVTGDRDLFQLVDDEQSVRVIYTARGGVRDPDLVDESWLHAKYGISSGRAYADMSMLRGDTSDGLPGVQGVGEKTAVTLINRYGDLAALRTAIDSGDPQIKGAQRTRLEAASAYLDVAPSVVTVALDVAVPADLVTALPSSPVDDDALDRIAAEYDADTPVRRLREALAAQAQR; encoded by the coding sequence ATGTCGTCTCGCCGCCTGATGCTCCTGGACTCGGCCAGCCTGTACTTCCGCGCGTTCTACGGGGTGCCTGACCGGCGCCCCACACCGCAGGCTCCGCCCAACAACGCGATCCGCGGCTTCGCCGACATGATCGCCACGCTCGTCACGACGTACGAGCCGACCGACTTCGTCGCGTGCTGGGACAACGACTGGCGGCCGGCGTTCCGCGTCGCCGCCATCCCGTCGTACAAGGCGCACCGGGTCGTCGAGGGCACCGAGACGCTTGAGGAGTCCCCCGAGGAGCTCACCCCGCAGGTGCCGGTCATCCGCGAGCTGCTGGAGGCCTGCGGCATCACCCGGCTCGGCGTCGACGGCTACGAGGCCGACGACGTGATCGGCACCCTAGCCCACCGCGCGCACGGCACGGCGACGGTCGATGTCGTGACCGGCGACCGCGACCTGTTCCAGCTGGTCGACGACGAGCAGAGCGTGCGCGTGATCTACACCGCCCGCGGTGGCGTGCGCGACCCCGACCTGGTGGACGAGTCGTGGCTGCACGCGAAGTACGGCATCAGCAGTGGGCGCGCGTACGCCGACATGTCGATGCTGCGCGGAGACACCAGCGACGGACTCCCGGGCGTGCAGGGCGTCGGCGAGAAGACCGCCGTCACCCTCATCAACCGGTACGGCGACCTCGCGGCGCTGCGCACAGCGATCGACAGCGGCGATCCGCAGATCAAGGGCGCCCAGCGCACCCGCCTCGAGGCCGCCTCGGCCTACCTGGACGTCGCCCCGTCAGTGGTCACCGTCGCGCTCGACGTGGCCGTGCCCGCTGACCTCGTCACCGCGCTCCCCTCGTCACCGGTCGACGACGACGCCCTCGACCGGATCGCTGCGGAGTACGACGCGGACACGCCCGTACGACGACTGCGCGAGGCGCTCGCGGCGCAGGCTCAGCGGTAG
- a CDS encoding Lrp/AsnC family transcriptional regulator, with translation MEALDRQIVQLLAGDGRMSYTDLGRRTGLSTSAVHQRVRRLEERGVIRAYRAVVDHDQAQVPMTALISVTPFDPAAPDDVPDRLRHMAAIDSCFSVAGDESYVLKVRVGGPGELEDLLADIRGAASVTTRTTVVLSTPWEDRSPLSAEVDGRIVPAPDATSADPEPAH, from the coding sequence ATGGAGGCACTGGACCGGCAGATCGTGCAGCTGCTCGCGGGCGACGGACGCATGAGCTACACCGACCTCGGGCGACGTACGGGTCTGTCGACATCGGCCGTGCACCAGCGCGTGCGTCGGCTCGAGGAGCGCGGCGTCATCCGCGCCTATCGCGCGGTGGTCGACCACGACCAGGCGCAGGTGCCGATGACGGCGCTGATCTCGGTGACGCCGTTCGACCCCGCAGCTCCGGACGACGTCCCGGACCGGCTGCGGCACATGGCAGCCATCGACTCCTGCTTCTCGGTCGCCGGCGACGAGAGCTATGTGCTCAAGGTCCGGGTGGGTGGCCCGGGCGAGCTCGAGGACCTCCTGGCCGACATCCGCGGGGCGGCCAGCGTCACCACCCGCACGACCGTCGTGCTCAGCACTCCGTGGGAGGACCGCTCGCCGCTCAGCGCAGAGGTCGACGGTCGGATCGTCCCCGCGCCGGACGCGACTTCAGCCGATCCGGAGCCCGCCCACTGA
- a CDS encoding amidohydrolase, protein MTTHDLGRSVLLTHGVITDGVTTSSSMAVRDGRVVWTGPDDDATPSDFDEVVDLENRVVTPVFVDAHVHISDTGQALAGIDLAGTRSVTEALDRLSAAAAQRPGRPVFAYSWDETEWHEQRAMTAAELDRACGGAEVYATRIDMHSASASSALVDRAGAWSSPGSDGTGLVARDAHHLVREAHRGGVSQDDRAHFISTAMTAALAAGIGVLHEMGAPVLTSEEDLLAVVAAAREPGAPRVVPYWGELVEDVAQARALADRLGVRGLAGDLNVDGSIGSRTAALREPYEDALGLSGFTYLTPEQVATHVTACTLAGLQAGFHVIGDAGMDCAVDGVRQAAREVGIERIRLARHRFEHAELCHAEHIDALAEIGVVASVQPAFDAFWGGDDGMYAARLGLQRALAANPLADLVGSGVQVALGSDSPVTPFAPWAAVRACVDHHAPAQALDAATALRLHLAGGHAAAGETGGALTPGSEASYVIWDCAGGLDEALHEPAALRTVLQGRVVHDVW, encoded by the coding sequence ATGACCACGCACGACCTCGGAAGGTCCGTGCTGCTGACGCACGGTGTGATCACTGACGGTGTGACCACGAGCTCGTCGATGGCCGTCCGAGACGGACGCGTCGTGTGGACAGGGCCCGACGACGACGCGACACCCTCCGACTTCGACGAGGTCGTCGACCTCGAGAACCGGGTGGTGACACCGGTTTTCGTCGATGCCCATGTGCACATCAGCGACACCGGACAGGCCCTGGCCGGCATCGATCTTGCCGGAACCCGTTCGGTGACCGAGGCGCTGGATCGTCTCAGCGCCGCCGCGGCTCAGCGGCCGGGGAGACCGGTGTTCGCGTACAGCTGGGACGAGACCGAGTGGCATGAGCAGCGGGCGATGACGGCCGCCGAGCTCGACCGGGCGTGTGGGGGAGCAGAGGTCTACGCCACCCGCATCGACATGCACTCCGCGAGCGCGTCGTCCGCGTTGGTCGACCGGGCGGGTGCGTGGAGCTCACCCGGTTCGGACGGAACGGGACTCGTCGCCCGCGACGCACACCATCTCGTGCGCGAGGCGCACCGCGGGGGCGTGAGTCAGGACGATCGTGCGCACTTCATCAGCACCGCGATGACTGCTGCTCTCGCCGCCGGCATCGGTGTGCTGCACGAGATGGGCGCACCCGTCCTCACCAGCGAGGAAGACCTGCTCGCCGTCGTGGCCGCCGCGCGTGAGCCCGGTGCGCCGCGCGTCGTGCCTTACTGGGGTGAGCTGGTCGAAGACGTCGCGCAGGCGCGGGCACTCGCAGACCGCCTCGGCGTCCGCGGTCTTGCCGGAGACCTCAACGTCGACGGGTCGATCGGCTCGCGGACGGCCGCTCTGCGTGAGCCGTATGAGGACGCACTCGGCCTGTCGGGCTTCACCTACCTCACGCCCGAGCAGGTCGCGACCCACGTCACGGCCTGCACGCTCGCCGGTCTGCAGGCCGGTTTCCACGTCATCGGCGACGCCGGCATGGACTGTGCGGTCGACGGCGTACGCCAGGCGGCTCGCGAGGTCGGCATCGAGCGAATTCGGTTGGCACGTCACAGGTTCGAGCACGCTGAGCTGTGTCACGCCGAGCACATCGACGCGCTCGCCGAGATCGGAGTCGTGGCCAGCGTGCAGCCGGCCTTCGACGCGTTCTGGGGCGGCGACGACGGGATGTACGCCGCCCGCCTCGGGCTGCAGCGCGCACTGGCGGCGAACCCGCTCGCCGATCTCGTCGGCTCCGGTGTGCAGGTCGCGCTCGGCTCGGACTCACCCGTCACGCCGTTCGCACCGTGGGCGGCCGTGCGTGCGTGTGTCGACCACCACGCACCGGCGCAAGCCCTCGACGCTGCGACGGCGCTGCGTCTGCACCTCGCCGGCGGGCACGCTGCGGCGGGGGAGACCGGCGGCGCGCTCACGCCCGGGAGCGAGGCGTCGTACGTCATCTGGGACTGCGCGGGGGGCCTCGACGAGGCGTTGCACGAGCCTGCCGCACTGCGCACGGTCCTGCAGGGGCGGGTCGTGCATGACGTCTGGTGA
- the lnt gene encoding apolipoprotein N-acyltransferase, whose amino-acid sequence MLRRSLIAVASGLCLWLALPTIDLWPLAFVGVAGMAWATVGVSARAGLGLGLLTGLGCFVPALSWSGVYVGAVPWMALAVTESLYVAALGLACAVVQPIRVRPWLIACLWVAQELIRGTVPFGGFPWARIAFSQADSPLVHLASVAGAPGVTFAVALVGGWLAVAAERARVRDFGRLPALRPLVASAGVLLLAALWPVATGGRAVTVAGIQGNVPQSGLDFNAQRRAVLDNHVRTTNRLAADVRAGRTPAPDLVVWPENSSDIDPLRNADAATEITEAVSAIGVPVMVGAVLQEPSPRVSNATLLYVPGRGIVDRYVKQHPVPFAEYIPYRSFFRTFSTKVDLVTKDFAPGKEPSVFAAPTPSGTVKVGPVICFEVAYDDLTREPVRRGAQLLAVQTNNATFGRTAESEQQLAISRLRAIEHGRSIVHISTVGVSALITPDGTTHDQSSLFTQKALVGELPLRTATTWADRVGRIPELLATLVGAVALVQAVRVRRAAKVTDRAGVPTPATDHDTRQHHEKDVHDRL is encoded by the coding sequence GTGCTGCGTCGTTCCCTCATCGCCGTGGCCTCCGGTCTGTGCCTCTGGCTCGCCCTCCCGACCATCGACCTGTGGCCCCTGGCCTTTGTCGGCGTCGCGGGCATGGCGTGGGCGACCGTCGGGGTCTCGGCCCGTGCCGGCCTCGGTCTCGGTCTGCTCACGGGCCTCGGCTGCTTCGTCCCCGCGCTCAGCTGGAGCGGCGTCTACGTCGGTGCCGTTCCCTGGATGGCGCTCGCCGTCACCGAGTCCCTCTACGTCGCCGCGCTCGGGCTGGCGTGCGCTGTCGTGCAACCCATCAGGGTGCGCCCGTGGCTCATCGCCTGCCTCTGGGTCGCCCAGGAGCTGATCCGAGGCACGGTCCCCTTCGGCGGATTTCCGTGGGCGCGCATCGCGTTCTCACAGGCCGACTCGCCACTGGTCCACCTCGCATCGGTGGCCGGAGCGCCGGGCGTGACCTTCGCGGTCGCGCTGGTCGGCGGCTGGCTGGCCGTCGCCGCGGAGCGTGCGCGCGTGCGTGACTTCGGTCGGCTCCCCGCGCTGCGCCCGCTCGTCGCATCGGCCGGTGTCCTGCTCCTGGCCGCGCTGTGGCCCGTGGCTACGGGCGGGCGGGCGGTCACGGTCGCCGGCATCCAGGGCAACGTCCCGCAGTCGGGGCTCGACTTCAACGCCCAGCGACGCGCCGTGCTCGACAACCACGTGCGCACGACGAACCGCCTGGCGGCCGACGTGCGGGCGGGCCGCACCCCGGCGCCTGACCTGGTCGTCTGGCCCGAGAACTCCTCGGACATCGATCCGCTGCGCAACGCCGACGCCGCGACCGAGATCACCGAGGCGGTGAGCGCGATCGGCGTCCCGGTCATGGTCGGCGCGGTGCTGCAGGAGCCGTCGCCGCGGGTGTCGAATGCCACGCTGCTCTACGTCCCGGGGCGCGGGATCGTCGACCGCTACGTCAAGCAGCACCCGGTGCCCTTCGCCGAGTACATCCCCTACCGCTCCTTCTTCCGCACCTTCAGCACCAAGGTCGACCTGGTCACCAAGGACTTCGCGCCCGGCAAGGAACCCAGCGTCTTCGCGGCCCCGACACCGTCGGGCACGGTCAAGGTCGGGCCGGTCATCTGCTTCGAGGTGGCCTACGACGACCTCACCCGCGAGCCCGTACGCCGCGGCGCCCAGCTCCTCGCCGTCCAGACCAACAACGCGACGTTCGGTCGCACGGCCGAGTCCGAGCAGCAGCTGGCCATCTCTCGCCTGCGTGCGATCGAGCACGGCCGGTCGATCGTGCACATCTCGACCGTCGGCGTCAGCGCACTGATCACCCCTGACGGCACGACGCACGACCAGTCGTCGCTGTTCACCCAGAAGGCGCTCGTCGGCGAGCTGCCGCTGCGTACGGCGACGACCTGGGCCGACCGCGTGGGGCGCATCCCCGAGCTGCTCGCCACTCTCGTCGGAGCCGTCGCGCTGGTTCAGGCCGTGCGCGTCCGCCGCGCCGCTAAGGTGACGGACCGTGCCGGTGTCCCGACCCCGGCCACAGACCACGACACCCGCCAGCACCACGAGAAGGACGTGCATGACCGCCTCTGA
- a CDS encoding polyprenol monophosphomannose synthase yields MTASDGRSETARTAGPDRTPLTRVLVLIPTYNERDNLPRIVERVRAAAPEVDVLVLDDSSPDGTGEVADRLAAHDPQVTVMHRAGKEGLGAAYLAGFAEGLARGYDALVEMDADGSHPAEVLPTMLREAADADLVIGSRWIPGGSVVNWPWHREALSRGGNLYIRLLLGMPVKDATAGYRVYRSSALREIGLDEVVSAGYCFQTDLTWRAVRAGLRIVEVPIRFVEREIGDSKMDQDVVRESLVRISGWGADYRWRQLRDAVARRRP; encoded by the coding sequence ATGACCGCCTCTGACGGACGTTCCGAGACTGCCCGCACAGCAGGCCCGGACCGCACCCCGCTCACGCGGGTGCTCGTCCTCATCCCGACCTACAACGAGCGGGACAACCTCCCGCGCATCGTCGAGCGAGTCCGGGCGGCAGCGCCCGAGGTCGACGTCCTGGTCCTGGACGACAGCTCACCCGACGGCACCGGCGAGGTCGCTGACCGTCTTGCGGCGCACGACCCGCAGGTGACGGTCATGCACCGTGCGGGCAAGGAGGGCCTGGGCGCGGCGTATCTCGCCGGTTTCGCCGAGGGCCTGGCCAGGGGCTATGACGCCCTCGTCGAGATGGACGCCGACGGCTCTCACCCCGCCGAGGTGCTGCCGACGATGCTGCGCGAGGCGGCTGACGCCGACCTGGTGATCGGGTCGCGCTGGATCCCTGGCGGGAGCGTCGTCAACTGGCCGTGGCACCGCGAGGCCCTGAGCCGTGGAGGCAACCTCTACATCCGCCTCCTGCTCGGCATGCCGGTCAAGGACGCGACGGCGGGATACCGCGTCTACCGTTCGAGCGCACTGCGCGAGATCGGCCTCGATGAGGTCGTCTCGGCGGGCTACTGCTTCCAGACCGACCTCACCTGGCGTGCGGTGCGCGCCGGTCTGCGCATCGTGGAGGTACCGATCCGATTCGTCGAGCGCGAGATCGGGGACTCCAAGATGGATCAGGACGTTGTACGAGAGTCGCTGGTCCGTATCAGCGGCTGGGGCGCGGACTACCGCTGGCGCCAGCTGCGTGACGCGGTGGCGCGACGCCGACCCTGA